A single window of Brevundimonas naejangsanensis DNA harbors:
- a CDS encoding GNAT family N-acetyltransferase, producing MAIQQGEAERPLSELNWRAMTPDDLDGVVAVAQLSFPDHPEERACFANRLELYPQGCFVLAAPDGGIMGYLVAYPWKANAAPALNVLIDAIPTDAEVVYLHDLALHPDMRGGGHTRPIIERLADQARADGWPSVALVAVNDASSFWSRNGFEVQNPPGMAAKLASYGDDARYMVRPL from the coding sequence ATGGCGATTCAACAGGGCGAAGCTGAACGCCCGCTGTCCGAACTGAACTGGCGGGCCATGACGCCGGACGACCTCGACGGCGTGGTCGCGGTGGCCCAACTGTCCTTCCCCGATCATCCGGAAGAGCGCGCCTGTTTCGCCAACCGGCTGGAGCTCTATCCTCAGGGCTGCTTCGTTCTGGCGGCGCCGGACGGAGGGATTATGGGCTATCTGGTCGCCTATCCGTGGAAGGCGAATGCGGCCCCGGCGCTGAACGTGCTGATCGACGCCATCCCGACCGACGCCGAGGTGGTCTATCTGCACGACCTGGCCCTGCACCCCGACATGCGCGGCGGCGGCCACACCCGCCCCATCATCGAGCGTCTGGCTGATCAGGCCCGGGCGGACGGCTGGCCGTCGGTGGCGCTGGTCGCGGTCAACGACGCATCAAGCTTCTGGTCGCGCAACGGTTTCGAGGTTCAGAACCCGCCCGGCATGGCCGCGAAGCTGGCCAGCTACGGCGACGACGCCCGCTACATGGTCCGGCCGCTCTGA
- a CDS encoding DUF1178 family protein, whose protein sequence is MIRYALSCDQDHGFEAWFGSSSDYDDQAARGLVECPFCGSTAVRKQVMAPAVSGTKKTAPSTDALKPEALKQMQSMMMQAAQQVRAHVEQNFDYVGDAFAREARDIHEGRSEKREIYGEATPAEVKKLRDDGVPCAPLPSLPPDPKKAN, encoded by the coding sequence ATGATCCGTTACGCCCTGTCCTGCGACCAAGACCACGGCTTCGAGGCCTGGTTCGGCTCCTCGTCCGATTATGACGATCAGGCGGCGCGCGGCCTGGTCGAGTGCCCCTTCTGCGGTTCGACGGCCGTGAGGAAGCAGGTGATGGCCCCGGCCGTCTCGGGCACGAAGAAGACCGCGCCGTCGACCGACGCCCTGAAACCTGAAGCTCTGAAGCAGATGCAGTCGATGATGATGCAGGCGGCGCAGCAGGTGCGCGCCCACGTCGAGCAGAACTTCGACTACGTCGGCGACGCCTTCGCCCGCGAGGCCCGCGACATCCACGAAGGCCGCAGCGAAAAACGCGAGATCTACGGCGAGGCCACCCCCGCCGAGGTCAAGAAGCTGAGGGACGACGGCGTGCCCTGCGCCCCCCTGCCCAGTTTGCCGCCCGACCCCAAGAAGGCGAATTAG
- the ubiG gene encoding bifunctional 2-polyprenyl-6-hydroxyphenol methylase/3-demethylubiquinol 3-O-methyltransferase UbiG, whose amino-acid sequence MPEPMPASNDSLDPRKPQSDEGFSPFATDRAEGPSIDPADVARFSAQAAQWWDPKGPFAPLHRFNPARLKFVRDRAAEHFQRDVKARAPFDGLSLIDIGCGGGLIAEPMRRMGFDVTAIDASSENIGTARAHAEQVGLDIAYRAATVEQMVEAGAGPFDVVLTMEVIEHVADPESFIRACSRLIKPGGLMIVATLNRTLKGLLLGKVAAEYVLRWVPAGTHDWRQFLKPEELRAMLDGEPLSVTGPYGLAYDPLNDRWSEGDDVGVNYMMMATRDA is encoded by the coding sequence ATGCCTGAGCCCATGCCCGCTTCTAACGACAGCCTCGATCCGCGCAAACCCCAAAGCGATGAGGGTTTTTCACCCTTTGCTACCGATCGTGCCGAAGGGCCGAGCATCGATCCTGCCGATGTGGCGCGCTTTTCGGCCCAGGCGGCGCAGTGGTGGGACCCCAAAGGCCCCTTCGCTCCCCTGCATCGCTTCAATCCGGCGCGGCTGAAATTCGTGCGTGACCGGGCGGCGGAGCATTTCCAGCGCGACGTAAAAGCGCGCGCGCCGTTCGACGGCCTCAGCCTGATCGACATCGGCTGCGGCGGCGGGCTGATCGCCGAGCCGATGCGGCGCATGGGCTTTGACGTCACCGCCATCGACGCCTCGTCCGAAAACATCGGCACCGCCCGCGCCCACGCCGAACAGGTCGGTCTGGACATCGCGTATCGCGCCGCCACGGTGGAGCAGATGGTCGAAGCGGGGGCCGGGCCGTTCGACGTGGTGCTGACGATGGAGGTCATCGAGCACGTCGCCGACCCGGAAAGCTTCATCCGCGCCTGCTCCAGGCTGATCAAGCCCGGCGGCCTGATGATCGTCGCCACCCTGAACCGCACGCTGAAGGGGCTGCTGCTGGGCAAGGTCGCGGCGGAATATGTGCTGCGCTGGGTGCCGGCGGGCACCCACGACTGGCGCCAGTTCCTCAAGCCCGAGGAACTGCGCGCCATGCTGGACGGGGAGCCCCTGAGCGTCACCGGCCCCTACGGCCTGGCCTACGACCCGCTGAACGACCGCTGGAGCGAGGGCGACGACGTGGGCGTCAACTATATGATGATGGCGACGCGGGACGCCTGA
- a CDS encoding aspartate kinase, whose protein sequence is MTRADTNRLVMKFGGTSMADLERIRRAARIVAAEASRGKGVAVVVSAMAGKTNELVAWTDGVGAAAPGLYADGALSDDEYDVVVASGEQVTSGLLALTLRNMGFKARSWMGWQIPILTDDAHGRARIEDVPGEVLGAAVDAGEIAIVPGFQGVTRDGRITTLGRGGSDTSAVAVAAALGAPCDIYTDVDGVYTTDPRIQSRARRLEKVSYEEMLEMASLGAKVLQTRSVELAMHKRVPVRVLSSFIEPDENGNLPQHAGTLICDEDEIVEKRIVSGVTMSRDEARITLLGLSDRTDAPADVFTRLAEAEVNVDMIVQSQARTEGAVNLTFTTGRRDARRAAELMMAAKAEIGFEELRVDDDVAKVSVIGVGMRSHAGVAQTMFRALADKGVKFQAISTSEIKISVLIDSDYAELAVRALHAAYGLDAES, encoded by the coding sequence ATGACGCGGGCCGACACGAACCGGTTGGTGATGAAGTTCGGCGGCACCTCCATGGCCGACCTGGAACGCATCCGTCGCGCGGCGCGCATCGTCGCCGCCGAGGCCTCCAGAGGCAAGGGCGTGGCCGTGGTCGTCTCGGCCATGGCGGGCAAGACCAATGAGCTGGTGGCCTGGACCGACGGCGTCGGCGCCGCTGCGCCGGGCCTGTACGCCGACGGCGCCCTGTCGGACGACGAATACGACGTGGTGGTCGCCTCGGGCGAGCAGGTGACCTCGGGCCTTCTGGCCCTGACCCTGCGCAACATGGGCTTCAAGGCGCGCAGCTGGATGGGCTGGCAGATTCCGATCCTGACCGACGACGCCCACGGCCGCGCGCGCATCGAGGACGTGCCGGGCGAGGTGCTGGGCGCCGCCGTCGACGCGGGCGAGATCGCCATCGTGCCGGGCTTTCAGGGCGTGACCCGCGACGGGCGCATCACCACCCTGGGCCGGGGCGGCTCGGACACCTCGGCGGTGGCGGTGGCGGCGGCGCTCGGCGCGCCGTGCGACATCTACACCGACGTGGACGGCGTCTATACGACCGACCCGCGCATCCAGAGCCGCGCCCGGCGTCTGGAGAAGGTGTCCTACGAAGAAATGCTGGAGATGGCGTCGCTGGGCGCCAAGGTGCTGCAGACCCGCTCGGTCGAGCTGGCCATGCACAAGCGCGTGCCGGTGCGCGTCCTGTCCAGCTTCATCGAACCGGATGAAAACGGAAACCTGCCGCAACACGCCGGCACCCTGATTTGCGACGAGGATGAGATCGTGGAAAAGCGCATCGTTTCCGGCGTGACCATGAGCCGGGACGAAGCCCGGATCACGCTTTTGGGCCTGTCGGACCGGACGGACGCCCCGGCCGACGTCTTCACCCGCCTGGCCGAGGCCGAGGTCAATGTCGACATGATCGTGCAGAGCCAGGCCCGCACCGAAGGCGCGGTCAACCTGACCTTCACGACCGGCCGCCGCGACGCGCGCCGCGCCGCCGAGCTGATGATGGCGGCCAAGGCCGAGATCGGCTTCGAGGAGCTGCGGGTCGACGACGACGTGGCCAAGGTGTCGGTGATCGGCGTCGGCATGAGAAGCCACGCGGGCGTGGCCCAGACCATGTTCCGCGCCCTGGCCGACAAGGGCGTGAAGTTCCAGGCTATCTCGACCTCTGAAATCAAGATCAGCGTTCTGATCGATTCGGATTATGCAGAGCTGGCGGTGCGTGCGCTGCACGCAGCCTACGGACTGGACGCGGAAAGCTAG